A window from Pseudomonas sp. Tri1 encodes these proteins:
- a CDS encoding response regulator, which yields MTPFVGVRVFVVEDEGAIAMMIEEMLEELGCEVLASVAQLATALEIARTAQVDLAILDVNLAGERIFPVAEILRERGIPFLFSTGYGASGLPGEFAQYPVLRKPFSQNDLQQKVALALRH from the coding sequence ATGACCCCATTCGTTGGCGTCAGGGTGTTCGTTGTCGAGGACGAAGGCGCGATTGCCATGATGATCGAGGAAATGTTGGAAGAGCTTGGCTGTGAAGTACTGGCGTCGGTGGCGCAGCTCGCCACGGCGCTTGAAATAGCCAGAACGGCGCAGGTTGACCTGGCCATCCTGGACGTCAACCTGGCCGGTGAGCGTATCTTCCCGGTTGCTGAAATTCTCCGCGAGCGCGGTATTCCATTCTTATTCAGCACGGGATACGGCGCCAGTGGCCTGCCCGGCGAGTTTGCCCAGTACCCAGTCTTGCGCAAACCGTTTTCGCAGAACGACTTGCAGCAAAAAGTCGCACTTGCGCTGAGGCACTGA
- a CDS encoding pyridoxamine 5'-phosphate oxidase family protein, translating into MNEASKPPSSPWHEGELTLQGSVGAVDMMASVGQRQLARTWMPDQHREFYAQLPFVVLGTVDRQGDVWATLRTGQPGFMHSPEPQTLHIDLKPQPDDPAQEGMGEGDAIGMLGIELHTRRRNRMNGNVRRQLEDGLEISVSQAYGNCPRYINLRQYAFVEEQVAAPRELAPTDPLIRRLVAAADSFYIATYVVRDGERQVDASHRGGKPGFVRMDEDGTLTVPDFSGNLFFNTLGNILLNPRAGLVFIDFQTGDLLQMSGSAQVLLDDPQINAFQGAERLMRFTPQRIVYRPAAIPLRWKDQAEGDSPNSLMTGSWEQAAERLQAEALRSHWRPLRVERVVDESHNIRSFYLQAADGAGLPRFEAGQHLPVRVLLDGQQAASIRTYSVSSAPSDDFLRISVKRDGSVSSHLHEQIQVAHEIDARAPQGHFTVQPTERRPLVLLAAGVGITPLLSMLREVVYQGQRISRMRPVWVVQSARTVADLAFREELDELAARGGDKVRILRMVSQPPSEAPVGEGYDATGRIDVGLLKQLLPLDDYDYYLCGPGSFTQALYDGLRKLRIPDDRIHAETFGPSTLVRDAEVSVPATPQTPAASEAVKVLFATSGKEARWEPGSGTLLELAEARGLSPEFSCRGGSCGTCKTHLKRGQVHYLNSPAEPLADDEVLICCAVPAEGSETLVLEV; encoded by the coding sequence ATGAACGAAGCCTCGAAACCACCATCCTCGCCCTGGCATGAAGGTGAGCTGACATTGCAGGGCTCTGTCGGCGCGGTCGACATGATGGCCAGTGTTGGCCAGCGGCAATTGGCCCGCACCTGGATGCCGGATCAACACCGTGAGTTCTACGCCCAACTGCCTTTCGTGGTCTTGGGAACTGTGGATCGGCAGGGCGACGTGTGGGCGACCCTGCGTACCGGGCAGCCGGGCTTCATGCATTCGCCCGAGCCGCAAACCTTGCACATCGATCTCAAGCCGCAGCCCGACGACCCGGCCCAGGAGGGCATGGGCGAGGGGGATGCCATCGGCATGTTGGGGATCGAGTTGCACACCCGGCGTCGTAATCGCATGAACGGCAATGTGCGTCGTCAATTGGAGGACGGCCTGGAGATTTCAGTCAGTCAGGCCTATGGCAATTGCCCGCGTTATATCAACCTGCGCCAATACGCCTTTGTTGAAGAGCAGGTAGCCGCGCCACGGGAGTTGGCCCCGACGGACCCGCTGATACGGCGCCTGGTCGCGGCCGCCGACTCGTTTTATATCGCCACCTATGTGGTCCGTGACGGTGAGCGCCAGGTCGATGCGTCCCATCGCGGCGGCAAGCCGGGTTTTGTGCGCATGGACGAGGACGGGACGCTGACCGTTCCTGACTTTTCCGGAAACCTGTTCTTCAACACCCTGGGTAACATTTTGCTGAACCCGCGTGCAGGGCTGGTGTTCATCGATTTTCAAACCGGCGACCTCTTGCAGATGAGCGGTTCGGCGCAAGTGTTGCTGGACGACCCGCAAATCAACGCGTTCCAGGGCGCCGAGCGGCTGATGCGCTTCACGCCGCAGCGTATTGTCTATCGCCCGGCGGCGATTCCCTTGCGCTGGAAAGACCAGGCCGAAGGGGACTCGCCCAATTCATTGATGACCGGCAGTTGGGAGCAAGCCGCCGAGCGCTTGCAGGCCGAAGCCTTGCGCAGCCATTGGCGGCCACTGCGGGTGGAGCGCGTGGTGGATGAAAGCCACAATATTCGCTCTTTTTACCTGCAAGCGGCTGACGGCGCTGGTTTGCCTCGCTTTGAAGCCGGCCAGCACCTGCCTGTGCGGGTCTTGCTGGATGGGCAACAGGCTGCGTCGATTCGAACCTATAGCGTCTCCAGTGCGCCGTCGGATGACTTCCTGCGCATCAGCGTCAAGCGCGACGGTTCGGTGTCTTCGCACCTGCATGAGCAGATTCAGGTGGCCCACGAGATTGACGCGCGAGCGCCCCAGGGGCATTTCACTGTCCAGCCCACCGAGCGGCGTCCGTTGGTACTCCTCGCCGCGGGCGTCGGCATCACGCCGCTGTTGTCGATGTTGCGCGAGGTGGTTTACCAAGGGCAACGCATCAGCCGCATGCGCCCGGTCTGGGTGGTGCAAAGCGCGCGTACGGTAGCCGACCTGGCGTTTCGTGAGGAACTCGATGAACTGGCGGCCCGCGGCGGCGACAAGGTGCGGATACTGCGGATGGTCAGCCAACCGCCCAGCGAGGCACCGGTAGGCGAAGGCTATGACGCGACGGGCAGGATCGACGTGGGGCTGCTCAAGCAACTGCTTCCACTCGACGACTACGACTACTACCTGTGTGGGCCGGGCAGTTTTACCCAGGCGCTGTATGACGGACTGCGTAAATTGCGCATTCCGGACGATCGTATCCACGCCGAGACCTTTGGCCCGTCGACGCTGGTCCGAGACGCCGAAGTCAGCGTCCCGGCGACGCCACAGACGCCGGCGGCGAGCGAGGCGGTGAAGGTATTGTTCGCCACCTCCGGCAAGGAAGCACGCTGGGAGCCCGGCAGCGGAACCCTGCTGGAACTGGCCGAGGCGCGCGGCCTGAGTCCGGAGTTCAGTTGCCGCGGCGGCTCCTGCGGCACCTGCAAAACCCACTTGAAGCGCGGCCAGGTGCATTACCTCAATAGCCCGGCGGAGCCTTTGGCCGACGATGAGGTGCTGATCTGTTGCGCGGTGCCGGCAGAGGGCAGTGAGACGTTGGTGCTGGAGGTTTGA
- a CDS encoding glutathione S-transferase: MSQKAIKLYRHPLSGHAHRVELMLSLLGLPTELISVDLMKGEHKTPEFLALNRFGQVPVIDDNGTVLADSNAILVYLATKYGDGQWLPGDPLAQARVQRWLSVAAGQINSGPANARLITVFGASYNAEDAIARSHALLKVMESELEQSPFLAGDKPTIADVAAYTYVSHAPEGNVALTDYPHVRAWLGSIEALPNFVGMQRTAKGLQHA, translated from the coding sequence ATGTCTCAGAAAGCGATCAAGCTTTATCGCCATCCGTTGTCCGGTCACGCCCATCGCGTCGAATTGATGCTCTCGCTGCTCGGCCTGCCGACCGAACTGATCTCCGTGGACCTGATGAAGGGCGAGCACAAGACCCCGGAGTTCCTGGCCCTCAACCGTTTTGGCCAGGTCCCGGTGATCGATGACAACGGCACCGTCCTGGCTGACTCCAATGCCATCCTGGTTTACCTGGCGACAAAGTATGGCGATGGCCAATGGTTGCCGGGCGATCCACTCGCACAAGCCAGGGTCCAGCGCTGGCTTTCAGTGGCTGCCGGCCAGATCAATTCGGGACCCGCCAACGCGCGATTGATCACCGTGTTTGGTGCAAGCTATAACGCCGAGGACGCCATCGCCCGGTCCCATGCCCTGCTCAAGGTCATGGAGAGCGAGCTGGAACAAAGTCCGTTCCTGGCGGGTGATAAGCCCACCATCGCCGACGTTGCTGCGTACACCTACGTGTCGCATGCGCCGGAGGGCAATGTCGCGTTGACTGATTATCCGCATGTTCGGGCGTGGCTGGGCAGCATCGAAGCGTTGCCGAATTTCGTGGGTATGCAGCGCACGGCCAAGGGCTTGCAACACGCTTGA
- a CDS encoding LysR family transcriptional regulator, whose amino-acid sequence MDRFQEMQVFMAVAEEEGFAAAARRLNVSPPSVTRAIAAMEERIGTQLLSRTTRNVHMTEAGQRYLEDCRRILSELEEAEEAAAGSYLIPCGYLTVTAPVLFGELYVAPLLPDYLDQFPSVHLNALLVDRVVNMADEGIDVAIRIGHLHENAQHAIKVGEVRQVICAAPAYFERHARPRHPAELSKAKIVMSSASHLLSDWQFIDDGKPLSLRFDPRLVVTANQAAINIACLGWGVTRVLSYQVARHVADGALEVVLEDFELPALPIHVVYQKNNRVPAKVRTFVDFLADRLGGDATLRSLAKGSG is encoded by the coding sequence ATGGATCGCTTTCAGGAAATGCAGGTTTTTATGGCGGTTGCCGAGGAGGAAGGATTTGCCGCGGCAGCCCGGCGCTTGAATGTTTCACCCCCGAGCGTGACGCGTGCCATCGCGGCGATGGAAGAAAGGATCGGCACTCAGCTACTGTCCAGGACGACCCGCAATGTGCACATGACCGAAGCGGGGCAACGCTACCTGGAAGATTGTCGACGGATTCTCAGCGAGCTCGAGGAGGCGGAGGAAGCAGCTGCCGGCAGCTACTTGATACCGTGCGGATACCTGACCGTCACAGCACCGGTCCTGTTCGGCGAACTGTACGTTGCGCCACTGCTACCGGATTATCTCGATCAATTTCCCTCGGTGCATCTCAATGCCTTGTTGGTCGACCGAGTGGTGAACATGGCTGACGAAGGGATCGATGTAGCGATACGCATCGGCCATTTGCACGAAAACGCTCAGCACGCGATCAAGGTCGGGGAGGTGCGTCAGGTGATATGCGCCGCGCCCGCGTATTTCGAGCGGCATGCAAGGCCACGACACCCTGCCGAGTTGAGTAAGGCCAAGATCGTGATGTCTTCGGCCAGCCACTTGCTGAGCGATTGGCAGTTCATCGATGACGGCAAGCCGCTGAGTTTGCGGTTTGATCCACGCCTGGTGGTCACCGCCAATCAGGCGGCGATCAATATTGCCTGCCTGGGTTGGGGTGTCACGCGGGTATTGTCCTATCAAGTGGCCAGGCACGTTGCTGACGGAGCGCTGGAAGTGGTGCTCGAGGATTTCGAGCTGCCGGCGTTGCCGATTCATGTGGTGTACCAGAAGAACAATCGGGTGCCTGCGAAGGTACGTACCTTCGTCGATTTCCTCGCCGATCGGCTCGGGGGCGACGCGACCCTCAGATCGCTCGCCAAAGGGAGCGGCTAA
- a CDS encoding LysR family transcriptional regulator: MGRYHEMRMFHALSQSPSLASAAHRLNVSGPTVARAIDRLEARLGVQLLSRSTRGVALTEAGAAFMADCSRILCGVDEAEACAKGLHVQAQGGLTVLLPLLFSRYVMAPLLADYMDLYPEIRVFAQYHDRIANMNEEGLDVAVLVGHLPSSALISRPVGDVRSIVCASPAYLATHGEPVVPQDLRSHRLIAAQANQDRVQWSFQTQGEPSSIKMRTRLSCATLQSAIDAAAHGAGLTRSVSYPLYDYLSSGRLCRVLQRYEPPSTPVQVVYRERRKASMRVRSFVDYIVDRLREHPALGPDVY, encoded by the coding sequence ATGGGGCGTTACCATGAAATGCGAATGTTCCACGCGCTTTCGCAAAGTCCGAGTCTCGCATCGGCTGCCCATCGCCTTAATGTATCCGGTCCGACCGTTGCGCGTGCCATTGATCGGTTGGAGGCTCGGCTCGGTGTGCAGTTACTGTCGCGAAGCACTCGCGGGGTCGCACTGACTGAGGCGGGAGCGGCTTTCATGGCCGATTGTTCGCGTATCCTCTGCGGGGTCGATGAGGCCGAAGCCTGCGCCAAGGGCCTGCATGTCCAAGCGCAAGGCGGTCTGACGGTACTGTTGCCGTTGCTCTTCAGCCGCTATGTCATGGCACCGCTGCTGGCCGATTACATGGACCTGTATCCCGAGATCAGGGTGTTCGCGCAGTACCATGATCGTATTGCGAACATGAATGAGGAAGGGCTGGATGTGGCCGTGCTGGTGGGGCATTTGCCCAGCTCTGCATTGATCTCACGACCTGTTGGCGATGTTCGCTCGATCGTTTGCGCCAGCCCTGCGTATCTGGCCACTCATGGTGAACCTGTCGTGCCGCAGGATTTGCGAAGTCATCGGCTGATTGCCGCGCAAGCCAACCAGGACCGGGTCCAGTGGTCTTTTCAAACCCAGGGCGAGCCCAGTAGCATCAAGATGCGCACGCGGCTCAGTTGCGCGACCTTACAGTCGGCCATCGATGCCGCGGCGCATGGGGCAGGGTTGACACGTAGTGTGAGCTACCCGTTGTACGACTATTTGAGCAGCGGACGATTGTGCAGGGTCTTGCAGCGTTATGAACCGCCCTCGACGCCAGTCCAAGTGGTTTACCGTGAACGACGTAAGGCTTCGATGCGCGTGCGCAGTTTCGTCGATTACATTGTTGACCGGCTACGCGAGCACCCGGCCTTGGGGCCTGACGTTTACTGA
- a CDS encoding AraC family transcriptional regulator has translation MNAVDKLISLASVRGSLDLRCQFQGDWAVEHEQQALGTAPYHIVLAGECRVEFPDGQRLPMRAGDILLLPRGARHLMHSPGKTVAPTTPDVVPGSTLPIHRIGGASPELDMLCGGFHFNRASLLFASLPEYLVIPSGALPANGPLPALVKVIRGEADGDKVGARFLLDALSQALFTLILRAHLANHGQDSGSLALLGDKRLGRAWQAMLADPAHEWTIQSLAETASMSRASFMRAFVRVAGVSPWALLTQVRMELAFGLLNHSHLGLSDIAVQVGYQSQAAFSKKFKDIYGQPPGRMRREI, from the coding sequence ATGAATGCGGTCGATAAACTCATCAGTCTGGCCAGCGTGCGCGGCAGCCTGGATCTGCGTTGCCAGTTCCAGGGCGATTGGGCTGTGGAGCATGAGCAGCAAGCGCTGGGCACCGCGCCCTATCACATCGTGTTGGCGGGGGAATGCCGGGTGGAGTTCCCCGACGGGCAGCGCTTGCCCATGCGTGCAGGCGATATTCTGCTGCTGCCTCGTGGTGCCCGGCACTTGATGCATAGCCCTGGAAAAACGGTCGCGCCAACTACCCCAGACGTCGTCCCGGGGAGCACGTTGCCGATACATCGCATTGGCGGCGCCAGCCCGGAGCTGGACATGCTCTGTGGTGGCTTTCATTTCAACCGCGCGTCCCTGCTGTTTGCGTCTCTGCCCGAATACCTGGTGATTCCCAGCGGCGCCTTGCCGGCCAATGGGCCGCTACCGGCATTGGTCAAGGTCATTCGAGGGGAAGCGGACGGGGATAAGGTCGGTGCTCGGTTTTTGCTCGACGCGCTTTCCCAGGCGCTCTTCACTCTGATTCTGCGCGCGCACCTGGCCAACCATGGCCAGGACAGTGGCTCATTGGCCCTGCTGGGCGATAAACGTTTGGGCCGCGCCTGGCAGGCGATGCTGGCGGACCCTGCGCACGAGTGGACGATTCAAAGCCTGGCCGAGACGGCGAGCATGTCCCGCGCATCCTTCATGCGAGCATTCGTTCGGGTGGCTGGTGTATCGCCGTGGGCATTGTTGACGCAGGTACGCATGGAGCTGGCGTTCGGTCTGCTGAACCATTCACATCTAGGCTTGAGCGACATCGCAGTGCAGGTGGGTTACCAATCCCAGGCGGCGTTCAGCAAGAAATTCAAGGATATCTATGGCCAGCCCCCCGGAAGAATGCGGCGTGAAATTTGA
- a CDS encoding carboxymuconolactone decarboxylase family protein, with amino-acid sequence MFNNWSELLPTIQKAFGALGKSNPKMVKAYMALGEAASENNVLDAKTRELISIAIAVTTRCDGCIAAHTDSAIKAGASREEVAAALATAISLNAGAAYIYSLRSLEAYDALKRPA; translated from the coding sequence ATGTTCAATAACTGGTCCGAATTATTGCCCACTATTCAGAAAGCCTTCGGTGCACTGGGCAAGAGCAACCCGAAAATGGTCAAGGCCTACATGGCCCTTGGTGAAGCCGCCAGCGAAAACAACGTGCTCGACGCGAAGACGCGCGAGTTGATCTCGATCGCCATCGCCGTCACCACCCGCTGCGACGGTTGCATCGCCGCGCACACAGATTCGGCTATCAAGGCCGGTGCCAGCCGCGAGGAAGTGGCCGCAGCCCTGGCCACCGCGATCTCGCTGAATGCGGGGGCAGCGTACATCTACTCGCTGCGTTCGCTTGAAGCCTATGACGCATTGAAAAGACCGGCGTGA